The following coding sequences lie in one Mus musculus strain C57BL/6J chromosome 11, GRCm38.p6 C57BL/6J genomic window:
- the Cdc27 gene encoding cell division cycle protein 27 homolog isoform 2 (isoform 2 is encoded by transcript variant 2) — translation MTVLQEPVQAAIWQALNHYAYRDAVFLAERLYAEVHSEEALFLLATCYYRSGKAYKAYRLLKGHSCTTPQCKYLLAKCCVDLSKLAEGEQILSGGVFNKQKSHDDLVTEFGDSACFTLSLLGHVYCKTDRLAKGSECYQKSLSLNPFLWSPFESLCEIGEKPDPDQTFKLTSLQNFSSCLPNTCTTLVSNHSLSHRQPETVLTETPQDTIELNRLNLESSNSKYSLNTDSSVSYIDSTVISPDNVPLGPGTAILSKQVQNKPKTGRSLLGGPTALSPLTPSFGILPLETPSPGDGSYLQNYTNTPSVIDVAPTGAPTKKSVARMGQTGTKSVFSQSGNSREVTPVLVAQTQSSGPQTSTTPQVLSPTITSPPNALPRRSSRLFTSDSSTTKENSKKLKMKFPPKIPNRKTKSKTNKGGLTQPSINDSLEITKLDSSIISEGKITTVTPQIQAFNLQKAAAEGLMSLLREMGKGYLALCSYNCKEAINILSHLPSHHYSTGWVLCQIGRAYFELSEYMQAERIFSEVRRIESFRVEGMEIYSTTLWHLQKDVALSVLSKDLTDMDKNSPEAWCAAGNCFSLQREHDIAIKFFQRAIQVDPNYAYAYTLLGHEFVLTEELDKALACFRNAIRVNPRHYNAWYGLGMIYYKQEKFSLAEMHFQKALDINPQSSVLLCHIGVVQHALKKSEKALDTLNKAIVIDPKNPLCKFHRASVLFANEKYKSALQELEELKQIVPKESLVYFLIGKVYKKLGQTHLALMNFSWAMDLDPKGANNQIKEAIDKRYLPDDEEPITQEEQIMGTDESQESSMTDADDTQLHAAESDEF, via the exons GCTGCTATATGGCAAGCGCTAAACCACTATGCTTACCGAGATGCAGTTTTCCTCGCAGAACGACTATATGCAGAAG TACATTCAGAAGAAGCCTTGTTTTTACTGGCAACCTGTTACTACCGCTCAGGAAAGGCTTATAAAGCATATAGACTCTTGAAAGGACACAGTTGTACCACCCCACAGTGTAAATACCTGCTTGCAAAATGTTGTGTTGACCTCAGCAA gcttGCAGAAGGGGAACAGATCTTATCTGGTGGAGTGTTTAATAAGCAGAAAAGCCATGACGACCTTGTCACTGAGTTTGGAGATTCAGCTTGCTTCACTCTTTCCTTGTTGGGACATGTGTATTG CAAGACAGATCGGCTTGCCAAAGGGTCAGAATGTTACCAAAAGAGCCTTAGTTTAAATCCTTTCCTCTGGTCTCCCTTTGAATCGTTATGTGAAATAG GTGAGAAGCCAGATCCTGACCAAACATTTAAATTAACATCTCTACAGAATTTTAGCAGTTGTCTTCCCAACACTTGTACAACTCTAGTATCTAATCACAGTTTATCTCACAGACAGCCTGAGACAGTCCTTACAGAAACACCCCAAGACACAATT GAATTAAACAGACTGAATTTAGAATCTTCCAATTCAAAGTACTCCTTGAATACAGATTCCTCCGTGTCTTACATTGATTCAACTGTAATTTCACCAGATAACGTCCCCCTTGGACCTGGTACTGCCATATTATCTAAACAGgttcaaaataaaccaaaaactgGTCGAAGTTTATTAGGAGGACCAACTGCTCTTAGCCCATTAACCCCAAG TTTTGGGATTTTGCCATTAGAAACCCCAAGTCCTGGAGATGGATCCTATTTACAAAACTACACTAATACACCTTCTGTAATTGATGTGGCACCCACCGGAGCACCTACAAAAAAG TCTGTTGCAAGAATGGGCCAAACTGGAACAAAGTCTGTCTTCTCACAGAGTGGAAATAGTCGAGAGGTCACACCAGTACTTGTTGCACAAACACAAAGTTCTGGCCCACAAACAAG tacaACACCTCAGGTATTGAGCCCCACTATCACATCTCCCCCAAACGCATTGCCTCGGAGAAGTTCCCGCCTTTTCACTAGTGACAGTTCTACAACCAAG GAGAATagcaaaaagttaaaaatgaagTTTCCACCTAAAATccctaacagaaaaacaaaaagtaaaactaaTAAAGGAGGACTAACTCAGCCCAGCATAAACGATAGTCTGGAAATTACAAAACTGGACTCCTCTATCATTTCAGAAGGGAAAATAACCACAGTCACACCTCAGATCCAGGCATTTAACCTACAAAAGGCAGCAGCAG AAGGTTTGATGAGCCTTCTTCGTGAAATGGGAAAAGGTTATTTAGCTTTGTGTTCATACAACTGCAAAGAAGCTATCAATATTTTGAGCCATCTACCTTCTCATCACTACAGTACTGGTTGGGTCCTATGCCAGATTGGACGGGCTTATTTTGAACTTTCAGAATACATGCAG GCTGAAAGAATATTCTCAGAGGTTAGAAGGATTGAGAGTTTCAGAGTTGAAGGAATGGAGATCTACTCTACAACACTCTGGCATCTTCAGAAAGACGTTGCTCTTTCAGTTCTTTCAAAAGATTTAACAGACATGGATAAGAATTCACCAGAG GCCTGGTGTGCTGCAGGGAATTGTTTCAGTCTACAACGAGAGCATGATATAGCAATTAAATTCTTCCAAAGAGCTATCCAGGTCGATCCAAATTACGCTTACGCCTATACTCTATTAGGACATGAGTTTGTGTTAACTGAAGAACTAGATAAAGCATTAGCATGTTTTCGAAATGCTATAAGAGTAAATCCCAGACATTACAATGCATG GTATGGTTTAGGAATGATTTATTACAAGCAAGAGAAGTTCAGCCTCGCAGAAATGCATTTCCAGAAAGCACTTGATATCAACCCTCAGAGTTCAGTTTTACTTTGCCACATTGGAGTA GTTCAGCATGCACTAAAGAAGTCTGAGAAGGCTTTGGATACCCTAAACAAAGCCATTGTTATCGATCCCAAGAACCCTCTATGCAAATTTCACAGAGCCTCGGTTttatttgcaaatgaaaaataCAAG TCTGCTTTACAAGAACTCGAGGAACTGAAGCAGATTGTCCCCAAAGAGTCCCTCGTTTACTTCCTAATAGGAAAG GTTTACAAGAAGTTGGGTCAAACTCATCTCGCCTTGATGAATTTCTCTTGGGCTATGGATTTAGATCCTAAAGGAGCCAATAATCAGATTAAAGAGGCAATTGACAAGCGCTACCTTCCAGATGATGAGGAGCCAATAACCCAGGAGGAACAGATCA TGGGG
- the Cdc27 gene encoding cell division cycle protein 27 homolog isoform 4 (isoform 4 is encoded by transcript variant 4), with protein sequence MTTLSLSLEIQLASLFPCWDMCIGEKPDPDQTFKLTSLQNFSSCLPNTCTTLVSNHSLSHRQPETVLTETPQDTIELNRLNLESSNSKYSLNTDSSVSYIDSTVISPDNVPLGPGTAILSKQVQNKPKTGRSLLGGPTALSPLTPSFGILPLETPSPGDGSYLQNYTNTPSVIDVAPTGAPTKKTFCVLQSVARMGQTGTKSVFSQSGNSREVTPVLVAQTQSSGPQTSTTPQVLSPTITSPPNALPRRSSRLFTSDSSTTKENSKKLKMKFPPKIPNRKTKSKTNKGGLTQPSINDSLEITKLDSSIISEGKITTVTPQIQAFNLQKAAAEGLMSLLREMGKGYLALCSYNCKEAINILSHLPSHHYSTGWVLCQIGRAYFELSEYMQAERIFSEVRRIESFRVEGMEIYSTTLWHLQKDVALSVLSKDLTDMDKNSPEAWCAAGNCFSLQREHDIAIKFFQRAIQVDPNYAYAYTLLGHEFVLTEELDKALACFRNAIRVNPRHYNAWYGLGMIYYKQEKFSLAEMHFQKALDINPQSSVLLCHIGVVQHALKKSEKALDTLNKAIVIDPKNPLCKFHRASVLFANEKYKSALQELEELKQIVPKESLVYFLIGKVYKKLGQTHLALMNFSWAMDLDPKGANNQIKEAIDKRYLPDDEEPITQEEQIMGTDESQESSMTDADDTQLHAAESDEF encoded by the exons ATGACGACCTTGTCACTGAGTTTGGAGATTCAGCTTGCTTCACTCTTTCCTTGTTGGGACATGTGTATTG GTGAGAAGCCAGATCCTGACCAAACATTTAAATTAACATCTCTACAGAATTTTAGCAGTTGTCTTCCCAACACTTGTACAACTCTAGTATCTAATCACAGTTTATCTCACAGACAGCCTGAGACAGTCCTTACAGAAACACCCCAAGACACAATT GAATTAAACAGACTGAATTTAGAATCTTCCAATTCAAAGTACTCCTTGAATACAGATTCCTCCGTGTCTTACATTGATTCAACTGTAATTTCACCAGATAACGTCCCCCTTGGACCTGGTACTGCCATATTATCTAAACAGgttcaaaataaaccaaaaactgGTCGAAGTTTATTAGGAGGACCAACTGCTCTTAGCCCATTAACCCCAAG TTTTGGGATTTTGCCATTAGAAACCCCAAGTCCTGGAGATGGATCCTATTTACAAAACTACACTAATACACCTTCTGTAATTGATGTGGCACCCACCGGAGCACCTACAAAAAAG ACTTTTTGTGTTTTACAGTCTGTTGCAAGAATGGGCCAAACTGGAACAAAGTCTGTCTTCTCACAGAGTGGAAATAGTCGAGAGGTCACACCAGTACTTGTTGCACAAACACAAAGTTCTGGCCCACAAACAAG tacaACACCTCAGGTATTGAGCCCCACTATCACATCTCCCCCAAACGCATTGCCTCGGAGAAGTTCCCGCCTTTTCACTAGTGACAGTTCTACAACCAAG GAGAATagcaaaaagttaaaaatgaagTTTCCACCTAAAATccctaacagaaaaacaaaaagtaaaactaaTAAAGGAGGACTAACTCAGCCCAGCATAAACGATAGTCTGGAAATTACAAAACTGGACTCCTCTATCATTTCAGAAGGGAAAATAACCACAGTCACACCTCAGATCCAGGCATTTAACCTACAAAAGGCAGCAGCAG AAGGTTTGATGAGCCTTCTTCGTGAAATGGGAAAAGGTTATTTAGCTTTGTGTTCATACAACTGCAAAGAAGCTATCAATATTTTGAGCCATCTACCTTCTCATCACTACAGTACTGGTTGGGTCCTATGCCAGATTGGACGGGCTTATTTTGAACTTTCAGAATACATGCAG GCTGAAAGAATATTCTCAGAGGTTAGAAGGATTGAGAGTTTCAGAGTTGAAGGAATGGAGATCTACTCTACAACACTCTGGCATCTTCAGAAAGACGTTGCTCTTTCAGTTCTTTCAAAAGATTTAACAGACATGGATAAGAATTCACCAGAG GCCTGGTGTGCTGCAGGGAATTGTTTCAGTCTACAACGAGAGCATGATATAGCAATTAAATTCTTCCAAAGAGCTATCCAGGTCGATCCAAATTACGCTTACGCCTATACTCTATTAGGACATGAGTTTGTGTTAACTGAAGAACTAGATAAAGCATTAGCATGTTTTCGAAATGCTATAAGAGTAAATCCCAGACATTACAATGCATG GTATGGTTTAGGAATGATTTATTACAAGCAAGAGAAGTTCAGCCTCGCAGAAATGCATTTCCAGAAAGCACTTGATATCAACCCTCAGAGTTCAGTTTTACTTTGCCACATTGGAGTA GTTCAGCATGCACTAAAGAAGTCTGAGAAGGCTTTGGATACCCTAAACAAAGCCATTGTTATCGATCCCAAGAACCCTCTATGCAAATTTCACAGAGCCTCGGTTttatttgcaaatgaaaaataCAAG TCTGCTTTACAAGAACTCGAGGAACTGAAGCAGATTGTCCCCAAAGAGTCCCTCGTTTACTTCCTAATAGGAAAG GTTTACAAGAAGTTGGGTCAAACTCATCTCGCCTTGATGAATTTCTCTTGGGCTATGGATTTAGATCCTAAAGGAGCCAATAATCAGATTAAAGAGGCAATTGACAAGCGCTACCTTCCAGATGATGAGGAGCCAATAACCCAGGAGGAACAGATCA TGGGG
- the Cdc27 gene encoding cell division cycle protein 27 homolog isoform 3 (isoform 3 is encoded by transcript variant 3): MTVLQEPVQAAIWQALNHYAYRDAVFLAERLYAEVHSEEALFLLATCYYRSGKAYKAYRLLKGHSCTTPQCKYLLAKCCVDLSKLAEGEQILSGGVFNKQKSHDDLVTEFGDSACFTLSLLGHVYCKTDRLAKGSECYQKSLSLNPFLWSPFESLCEIGEKPDPDQTFKLTSLQNFSSCLPNTCTTLVSNHSLSHRQPETVLTETPQDTIELNRLNLESSNSKYSLNTDSSVSYIDSTVISPDNVPLGPGTAILSKQVQNKPKTGRSLLGGPTALSPLTPSFGILPLETPSPGDGSYLQNYTNTPSVIDVAPTGAPTKKSVARMGQTGTKSVFSQSGNSREVTPVLVAQTQSSGPQTSTTPQVLSPTITSPPNALPRRSSRLFTSDSSTTKENSKKLKMKFPPKIPNRKTKSKTNKGGLTQPSINDSLEITKLDSSIISEGKITTVTPQIQAFNLQKAAAGLMSLLREMGKGYLALCSYNCKEAINILSHLPSHHYSTGWVLCQIGRAYFELSEYMQAERIFSEVRRIESFRVEGMEIYSTTLWHLQKDVALSVLSKDLTDMDKNSPEAWCAAGNCFSLQREHDIAIKFFQRAIQVDPNYAYAYTLLGHEFVLTEELDKALACFRNAIRVNPRHYNAWYGLGMIYYKQEKFSLAEMHFQKALDINPQSSVLLCHIGVVQHALKKSEKALDTLNKAIVIDPKNPLCKFHRASVLFANEKYKSALQELEELKQIVPKESLVYFLIGKVYKKLGQTHLALMNFSWAMDLDPKGANNQIKEAIDKRYLPDDEEPITQEEQIMGTDESQESSMTDADDTQLHAAESDEF; this comes from the exons GCTGCTATATGGCAAGCGCTAAACCACTATGCTTACCGAGATGCAGTTTTCCTCGCAGAACGACTATATGCAGAAG TACATTCAGAAGAAGCCTTGTTTTTACTGGCAACCTGTTACTACCGCTCAGGAAAGGCTTATAAAGCATATAGACTCTTGAAAGGACACAGTTGTACCACCCCACAGTGTAAATACCTGCTTGCAAAATGTTGTGTTGACCTCAGCAA gcttGCAGAAGGGGAACAGATCTTATCTGGTGGAGTGTTTAATAAGCAGAAAAGCCATGACGACCTTGTCACTGAGTTTGGAGATTCAGCTTGCTTCACTCTTTCCTTGTTGGGACATGTGTATTG CAAGACAGATCGGCTTGCCAAAGGGTCAGAATGTTACCAAAAGAGCCTTAGTTTAAATCCTTTCCTCTGGTCTCCCTTTGAATCGTTATGTGAAATAG GTGAGAAGCCAGATCCTGACCAAACATTTAAATTAACATCTCTACAGAATTTTAGCAGTTGTCTTCCCAACACTTGTACAACTCTAGTATCTAATCACAGTTTATCTCACAGACAGCCTGAGACAGTCCTTACAGAAACACCCCAAGACACAATT GAATTAAACAGACTGAATTTAGAATCTTCCAATTCAAAGTACTCCTTGAATACAGATTCCTCCGTGTCTTACATTGATTCAACTGTAATTTCACCAGATAACGTCCCCCTTGGACCTGGTACTGCCATATTATCTAAACAGgttcaaaataaaccaaaaactgGTCGAAGTTTATTAGGAGGACCAACTGCTCTTAGCCCATTAACCCCAAG TTTTGGGATTTTGCCATTAGAAACCCCAAGTCCTGGAGATGGATCCTATTTACAAAACTACACTAATACACCTTCTGTAATTGATGTGGCACCCACCGGAGCACCTACAAAAAAG TCTGTTGCAAGAATGGGCCAAACTGGAACAAAGTCTGTCTTCTCACAGAGTGGAAATAGTCGAGAGGTCACACCAGTACTTGTTGCACAAACACAAAGTTCTGGCCCACAAACAAG tacaACACCTCAGGTATTGAGCCCCACTATCACATCTCCCCCAAACGCATTGCCTCGGAGAAGTTCCCGCCTTTTCACTAGTGACAGTTCTACAACCAAG GAGAATagcaaaaagttaaaaatgaagTTTCCACCTAAAATccctaacagaaaaacaaaaagtaaaactaaTAAAGGAGGACTAACTCAGCCCAGCATAAACGATAGTCTGGAAATTACAAAACTGGACTCCTCTATCATTTCAGAAGGGAAAATAACCACAGTCACACCTCAGATCCAGGCATTTAACCTACAAAAGGCAGCAGCAG GTTTGATGAGCCTTCTTCGTGAAATGGGAAAAGGTTATTTAGCTTTGTGTTCATACAACTGCAAAGAAGCTATCAATATTTTGAGCCATCTACCTTCTCATCACTACAGTACTGGTTGGGTCCTATGCCAGATTGGACGGGCTTATTTTGAACTTTCAGAATACATGCAG GCTGAAAGAATATTCTCAGAGGTTAGAAGGATTGAGAGTTTCAGAGTTGAAGGAATGGAGATCTACTCTACAACACTCTGGCATCTTCAGAAAGACGTTGCTCTTTCAGTTCTTTCAAAAGATTTAACAGACATGGATAAGAATTCACCAGAG GCCTGGTGTGCTGCAGGGAATTGTTTCAGTCTACAACGAGAGCATGATATAGCAATTAAATTCTTCCAAAGAGCTATCCAGGTCGATCCAAATTACGCTTACGCCTATACTCTATTAGGACATGAGTTTGTGTTAACTGAAGAACTAGATAAAGCATTAGCATGTTTTCGAAATGCTATAAGAGTAAATCCCAGACATTACAATGCATG GTATGGTTTAGGAATGATTTATTACAAGCAAGAGAAGTTCAGCCTCGCAGAAATGCATTTCCAGAAAGCACTTGATATCAACCCTCAGAGTTCAGTTTTACTTTGCCACATTGGAGTA GTTCAGCATGCACTAAAGAAGTCTGAGAAGGCTTTGGATACCCTAAACAAAGCCATTGTTATCGATCCCAAGAACCCTCTATGCAAATTTCACAGAGCCTCGGTTttatttgcaaatgaaaaataCAAG TCTGCTTTACAAGAACTCGAGGAACTGAAGCAGATTGTCCCCAAAGAGTCCCTCGTTTACTTCCTAATAGGAAAG GTTTACAAGAAGTTGGGTCAAACTCATCTCGCCTTGATGAATTTCTCTTGGGCTATGGATTTAGATCCTAAAGGAGCCAATAATCAGATTAAAGAGGCAATTGACAAGCGCTACCTTCCAGATGATGAGGAGCCAATAACCCAGGAGGAACAGATCA TGGGG
- the Cdc27 gene encoding cell division cycle protein 27 homolog isoform 1 (isoform 1 is encoded by transcript variant 1), with the protein MTVLQEPVQAAIWQALNHYAYRDAVFLAERLYAEVHSEEALFLLATCYYRSGKAYKAYRLLKGHSCTTPQCKYLLAKCCVDLSKLAEGEQILSGGVFNKQKSHDDLVTEFGDSACFTLSLLGHVYCKTDRLAKGSECYQKSLSLNPFLWSPFESLCEIGEKPDPDQTFKLTSLQNFSSCLPNTCTTLVSNHSLSHRQPETVLTETPQDTIELNRLNLESSNSKYSLNTDSSVSYIDSTVISPDNVPLGPGTAILSKQVQNKPKTGRSLLGGPTALSPLTPSFGILPLETPSPGDGSYLQNYTNTPSVIDVAPTGAPTKKTFCVLQSVARMGQTGTKSVFSQSGNSREVTPVLVAQTQSSGPQTSTTPQVLSPTITSPPNALPRRSSRLFTSDSSTTKENSKKLKMKFPPKIPNRKTKSKTNKGGLTQPSINDSLEITKLDSSIISEGKITTVTPQIQAFNLQKAAAGLMSLLREMGKGYLALCSYNCKEAINILSHLPSHHYSTGWVLCQIGRAYFELSEYMQAERIFSEVRRIESFRVEGMEIYSTTLWHLQKDVALSVLSKDLTDMDKNSPEAWCAAGNCFSLQREHDIAIKFFQRAIQVDPNYAYAYTLLGHEFVLTEELDKALACFRNAIRVNPRHYNAWYGLGMIYYKQEKFSLAEMHFQKALDINPQSSVLLCHIGVVQHALKKSEKALDTLNKAIVIDPKNPLCKFHRASVLFANEKYKSALQELEELKQIVPKESLVYFLIGKVYKKLGQTHLALMNFSWAMDLDPKGANNQIKEAIDKRYLPDDEEPITQEEQIMGTDESQESSMTDADDTQLHAAESDEF; encoded by the exons GCTGCTATATGGCAAGCGCTAAACCACTATGCTTACCGAGATGCAGTTTTCCTCGCAGAACGACTATATGCAGAAG TACATTCAGAAGAAGCCTTGTTTTTACTGGCAACCTGTTACTACCGCTCAGGAAAGGCTTATAAAGCATATAGACTCTTGAAAGGACACAGTTGTACCACCCCACAGTGTAAATACCTGCTTGCAAAATGTTGTGTTGACCTCAGCAA gcttGCAGAAGGGGAACAGATCTTATCTGGTGGAGTGTTTAATAAGCAGAAAAGCCATGACGACCTTGTCACTGAGTTTGGAGATTCAGCTTGCTTCACTCTTTCCTTGTTGGGACATGTGTATTG CAAGACAGATCGGCTTGCCAAAGGGTCAGAATGTTACCAAAAGAGCCTTAGTTTAAATCCTTTCCTCTGGTCTCCCTTTGAATCGTTATGTGAAATAG GTGAGAAGCCAGATCCTGACCAAACATTTAAATTAACATCTCTACAGAATTTTAGCAGTTGTCTTCCCAACACTTGTACAACTCTAGTATCTAATCACAGTTTATCTCACAGACAGCCTGAGACAGTCCTTACAGAAACACCCCAAGACACAATT GAATTAAACAGACTGAATTTAGAATCTTCCAATTCAAAGTACTCCTTGAATACAGATTCCTCCGTGTCTTACATTGATTCAACTGTAATTTCACCAGATAACGTCCCCCTTGGACCTGGTACTGCCATATTATCTAAACAGgttcaaaataaaccaaaaactgGTCGAAGTTTATTAGGAGGACCAACTGCTCTTAGCCCATTAACCCCAAG TTTTGGGATTTTGCCATTAGAAACCCCAAGTCCTGGAGATGGATCCTATTTACAAAACTACACTAATACACCTTCTGTAATTGATGTGGCACCCACCGGAGCACCTACAAAAAAG ACTTTTTGTGTTTTACAGTCTGTTGCAAGAATGGGCCAAACTGGAACAAAGTCTGTCTTCTCACAGAGTGGAAATAGTCGAGAGGTCACACCAGTACTTGTTGCACAAACACAAAGTTCTGGCCCACAAACAAG tacaACACCTCAGGTATTGAGCCCCACTATCACATCTCCCCCAAACGCATTGCCTCGGAGAAGTTCCCGCCTTTTCACTAGTGACAGTTCTACAACCAAG GAGAATagcaaaaagttaaaaatgaagTTTCCACCTAAAATccctaacagaaaaacaaaaagtaaaactaaTAAAGGAGGACTAACTCAGCCCAGCATAAACGATAGTCTGGAAATTACAAAACTGGACTCCTCTATCATTTCAGAAGGGAAAATAACCACAGTCACACCTCAGATCCAGGCATTTAACCTACAAAAGGCAGCAGCAG GTTTGATGAGCCTTCTTCGTGAAATGGGAAAAGGTTATTTAGCTTTGTGTTCATACAACTGCAAAGAAGCTATCAATATTTTGAGCCATCTACCTTCTCATCACTACAGTACTGGTTGGGTCCTATGCCAGATTGGACGGGCTTATTTTGAACTTTCAGAATACATGCAG GCTGAAAGAATATTCTCAGAGGTTAGAAGGATTGAGAGTTTCAGAGTTGAAGGAATGGAGATCTACTCTACAACACTCTGGCATCTTCAGAAAGACGTTGCTCTTTCAGTTCTTTCAAAAGATTTAACAGACATGGATAAGAATTCACCAGAG GCCTGGTGTGCTGCAGGGAATTGTTTCAGTCTACAACGAGAGCATGATATAGCAATTAAATTCTTCCAAAGAGCTATCCAGGTCGATCCAAATTACGCTTACGCCTATACTCTATTAGGACATGAGTTTGTGTTAACTGAAGAACTAGATAAAGCATTAGCATGTTTTCGAAATGCTATAAGAGTAAATCCCAGACATTACAATGCATG GTATGGTTTAGGAATGATTTATTACAAGCAAGAGAAGTTCAGCCTCGCAGAAATGCATTTCCAGAAAGCACTTGATATCAACCCTCAGAGTTCAGTTTTACTTTGCCACATTGGAGTA GTTCAGCATGCACTAAAGAAGTCTGAGAAGGCTTTGGATACCCTAAACAAAGCCATTGTTATCGATCCCAAGAACCCTCTATGCAAATTTCACAGAGCCTCGGTTttatttgcaaatgaaaaataCAAG TCTGCTTTACAAGAACTCGAGGAACTGAAGCAGATTGTCCCCAAAGAGTCCCTCGTTTACTTCCTAATAGGAAAG GTTTACAAGAAGTTGGGTCAAACTCATCTCGCCTTGATGAATTTCTCTTGGGCTATGGATTTAGATCCTAAAGGAGCCAATAATCAGATTAAAGAGGCAATTGACAAGCGCTACCTTCCAGATGATGAGGAGCCAATAACCCAGGAGGAACAGATCA TGGGG